From one Butyricimonas faecihominis genomic stretch:
- a CDS encoding GumC family protein yields the protein MNNENNMNREFSPSGEGEYFDLRAFFLKLLAHWWWFVISVSLCVMIAFYICLSSTPVYQVETKVMISDTKKGEIGVNPMMKELGLFQGNMAVENEIVELKSKNLVQEVVRELELNVDYTRERFPRDRKLYKDSPIKVLVDMPEHVKDTVLYVSLVGEGVKVCNEDREVIFEGGFSDVISFGTYNVSIEKQDSLAREGDEIRVDLLSYKTVTNRVYKQLAVSILEKNTSAVRLSVKDAIPARGKDILDALIRGYNNNGITDKQLVSSKTVEFINDRLKVINRELGDIESDAEMFKKQNQLTDITSDAAFVMERKKAAGMELLKLATELDVVKSVRDYLDSREGEEFRLLPEQLGLTDESLNSGISKYNEMVLRRGKLLLSARESNPIVTGLEMQLRDMKNNIRLAIANVEKGLDIKIKSLQREREAVDAKLTSVPTQEKQYRSIARQQELKENLFLFLMQKREESEIAKLMYVPMAKIIENPDAGEGPIAPRKALIMLIGLMLGFALPTGGILIMDMLDTKVRGAEEVEKVVNAPLLGTLPQLPEEKTSIESEDWMMSESMQLIRENLNYLIKRKDTPVIMVSSTIPSEGKSLVAAHLASAYARAGKKVIVIGCDLRNPRLNEYFKREGRKGLSAYLAGMVDAPGMLVEKVNDNLHVIFGGTVPPNPTQLIASPRMGELLACLKSEFSCIILDTPPLGILADGFSLSEYADACVYVVRANVLDKKGLRVVADLEKGGRLANLGIVVNGIKVSRSGGYGYGYGYGYGYGYGQDGKDKKKKK from the coding sequence ATGAATAACGAGAATAACATGAATAGAGAGTTTTCACCATCGGGTGAAGGAGAGTATTTTGATTTACGGGCTTTCTTCCTCAAATTACTGGCTCACTGGTGGTGGTTTGTTATCAGCGTGTCTCTCTGTGTAATGATCGCTTTTTATATTTGTTTAAGTTCAACTCCCGTGTACCAGGTGGAAACGAAGGTCATGATCAGTGATACCAAAAAAGGGGAGATCGGGGTAAACCCGATGATGAAGGAGCTGGGATTGTTTCAGGGAAACATGGCGGTGGAGAACGAGATCGTGGAGTTGAAATCCAAAAATCTGGTGCAAGAAGTTGTACGGGAACTGGAGTTGAATGTCGATTATACACGAGAAAGGTTTCCTCGTGACAGGAAGTTGTACAAGGACTCGCCCATCAAGGTTTTGGTGGACATGCCGGAGCACGTGAAGGACACGGTTTTGTACGTGAGCCTTGTCGGGGAGGGAGTGAAGGTATGTAACGAGGATCGGGAAGTGATTTTCGAGGGAGGGTTCTCGGACGTGATTTCTTTCGGGACGTACAACGTGTCGATCGAGAAACAGGATTCACTGGCTAGGGAGGGAGACGAGATCCGGGTGGACTTGTTATCTTACAAGACCGTAACAAATAGGGTTTACAAGCAACTGGCCGTTAGTATCCTGGAAAAAAACACGAGTGCCGTTCGGTTGAGCGTGAAAGACGCCATCCCGGCACGGGGTAAGGACATACTGGACGCCCTGATACGAGGGTATAACAATAACGGGATCACGGACAAGCAACTGGTGTCGTCCAAGACGGTGGAGTTTATCAACGACCGTTTGAAAGTGATTAATCGTGAACTAGGGGATATCGAGAGTGACGCAGAGATGTTCAAGAAACAGAACCAGTTAACGGATATCACGTCGGACGCGGCTTTCGTGATGGAACGGAAGAAAGCGGCGGGGATGGAATTGTTGAAACTGGCAACGGAGTTGGACGTGGTGAAGAGTGTCCGGGATTACCTGGATAGCCGGGAGGGCGAGGAGTTCCGGTTATTGCCGGAGCAACTGGGGCTGACGGACGAGTCGTTGAACAGCGGGATCAGCAAGTATAACGAGATGGTTCTCCGGAGGGGAAAATTATTACTCTCGGCACGGGAAAGTAACCCGATCGTTACCGGGCTGGAGATGCAGTTGCGGGACATGAAAAATAATATCCGGTTGGCGATTGCCAACGTGGAGAAAGGGTTGGATATCAAGATCAAGAGTTTACAACGGGAAAGAGAGGCCGTGGATGCCAAGTTGACATCCGTGCCGACGCAAGAAAAACAATATCGTTCGATTGCCCGGCAGCAGGAGTTGAAAGAGAACCTTTTTCTTTTCTTGATGCAAAAACGGGAAGAATCGGAGATCGCCAAGTTAATGTACGTGCCGATGGCGAAGATCATCGAGAATCCCGACGCGGGAGAGGGGCCTATCGCCCCGCGTAAGGCATTGATCATGTTGATCGGCTTGATGCTGGGGTTTGCGTTGCCAACGGGAGGAATTTTGATCATGGATATGCTGGATACCAAGGTACGAGGAGCGGAGGAAGTTGAAAAGGTGGTGAACGCCCCGTTACTGGGAACTTTACCGCAATTGCCGGAAGAGAAAACGTCGATAGAGAGTGAGGACTGGATGATGTCGGAGTCGATGCAGTTGATCCGGGAGAATTTGAATTACCTGATCAAGCGAAAGGACACGCCCGTGATCATGGTGTCATCGACGATACCGAGTGAAGGGAAATCTTTGGTTGCAGCGCATTTAGCGAGTGCTTACGCCCGGGCGGGAAAGAAAGTGATCGTGATCGGTTGTGACTTGCGTAACCCGAGGTTAAACGAGTACTTCAAGAGGGAAGGCCGGAAGGGATTATCGGCTTACCTGGCCGGGATGGTTGATGCCCCGGGGATGCTGGTTGAGAAGGTAAACGATAACTTGCACGTGATATTTGGAGGAACGGTCCCCCCGAACCCGACACAGTTGATAGCTAGTCCCCGGATGGGAGAGTTGCTGGCGTGTTTGAAGAGCGAGTTCTCGTGTATTATCCTTGACACGCCGCCGCTGGGTATCCTGGCTGACGGATTCTCGTTGAGCGAGTACGCGGATGCTTGTGTTTACGTGGTTCGTGCGAACGTGCTTGATAAAAAAGGTCTGAGGGTTGTTGCCGACCTGGAGAAGGGTGGTCGTTTGGCGAACCTGGGTATCGTGGTGAACGGGATCAAGGTCAGTCGTTCCGGTGGTTACGGGTATGGTTATGGCTACGGGTATGGCTATGGTTACGGACAGGATGGCAAGGATAAAAAGAAGAAAAAATAA
- a CDS encoding tyrosine-protein phosphatase produces MDWFKRKNKQYFSYDHDIHSHILPGLDDGVKRVEDSVVIVKKMLELGVKQFSFTPHISFPSPMNTPEIILEKLNELKERLLKEKIEIEADAGAEYKIGEYMIDLIRQGNIASFHGGKVLVEHSFVAPSPAFEEVIFRLQDKGYTPVLAHPERYPFYAKHLTERVWELKRRGCRIQVNLLSFVGFYGKEAMAGARELLVARLIDYFSGDIHSVKQVELLEKFLKSKESEKLLV; encoded by the coding sequence ATGGACTGGTTTAAAAGAAAGAACAAGCAATATTTTTCTTATGATCATGACATCCATTCTCATATTTTACCGGGATTGGATGACGGGGTGAAACGGGTAGAGGATTCCGTGGTGATCGTGAAAAAGATGCTGGAACTGGGGGTGAAACAGTTTTCTTTTACTCCTCATATTTCTTTTCCATCACCGATGAACACGCCGGAGATAATTCTTGAAAAACTGAACGAGCTGAAAGAACGTTTATTGAAGGAGAAAATTGAAATTGAGGCGGATGCCGGGGCGGAGTACAAGATCGGTGAATACATGATAGATTTGATCCGTCAAGGGAATATCGCCTCGTTTCACGGAGGAAAGGTGCTGGTGGAACATAGTTTCGTGGCCCCGTCTCCGGCTTTCGAGGAGGTGATTTTTCGCCTGCAGGACAAGGGCTACACGCCCGTGTTGGCACACCCGGAGCGTTACCCGTTTTACGCAAAACATCTGACGGAACGGGTGTGGGAGTTGAAACGACGGGGATGCCGGATACAAGTGAACTTGCTGTCGTTTGTGGGTTTTTACGGGAAAGAGGCAATGGCAGGGGCGAGGGAGTTATTGGTGGCAAGGTTGATTGATTATTTTTCCGGGGATATACACTCGGTGAAACAGGTGGAATTGTTGGAAAAATTCTTGAAATCGAAAGAATCGGAAAAGTTATTGGTTTAA
- a CDS encoding nucleotidyltransferase domain-containing protein, with translation MNRSQVISQIREALHRLAPGIRVILYGSEARGDARPDSDIDLLLLLDKDVITLEDRMALTAPLYDIELQTGIQINPFIESMRKWGKRFTPFYENVMKEGVVL, from the coding sequence ATGAATCGATCACAAGTTATATCTCAAATTAGAGAGGCTCTACATCGGCTTGCACCGGGCATTAGGGTTATTCTTTACGGAAGTGAGGCAAGGGGGGATGCTCGCCCAGATAGTGATATTGATTTGTTGTTATTGTTAGATAAAGACGTTATTACCTTGGAAGATCGAATGGCCTTGACTGCTCCATTGTATGATATAGAATTACAAACGGGTATACAAATTAATCCGTTCATAGAATCTATGCGCAAATGGGGAAAGCGTTTTACACCATTTTATGAAAATGTAATGAAAGAAGGAGTGGTATTATGA
- a CDS encoding HEPN domain-containing protein — translation MTPEQRSDIILYRLDSARNLLLEIESHIERGFYNTAMNRMYYACFYAASALLLYAEIDGVKTHEGVRQMFGKHFILTGKVPKEWGRFYTIIYNNRSEADYEDFKNFDLTTVEEFYPLVCEFINLIRERIVSNKLD, via the coding sequence ATGACACCAGAACAAAGGTCGGATATAATATTATATAGACTTGATTCTGCGAGGAACTTGTTATTAGAGATCGAATCGCATATCGAACGGGGATTCTATAACACGGCGATGAATCGTATGTACTATGCTTGTTTTTATGCTGCAAGTGCTTTGTTGTTGTATGCTGAAATTGATGGTGTCAAAACACATGAAGGTGTACGCCAAATGTTTGGGAAACATTTTATTTTAACGGGAAAAGTGCCTAAAGAATGGGGTAGATTTTACACGATCATATATAATAATCGTTCTGAAGCCGATTATGAAGATTTTAAGAATTTTGACTTGACTACGGTGGAAGAATTTTATCCTTTGGTTTGTGAGTTTATAAATTTGATCAGAGAGCGGATTGTTTCTAATAAGTTAGATTAA
- a CDS encoding DUF6266 family protein, translated as MASFKNDFGLNGKLGDVIIYQIGNKSYARRTFRANNPKTMKQQEVRARFLVAIRFYQKLKETSLRRILKVSAQGNSFNGYTFYLEKNMKVFCADGRIGDFSQLQFSAGKRQRVFHLRGGIDPEGRVLLQWEKVGGRGFVEDDDRLMVVVLHEGRAFCPRVLENIGGVRKDGVASFTIDGWKGETLHLYCLFISPDEKQLSMSQYVRLQGRK; from the coding sequence ATGGCATCATTTAAAAATGATTTTGGATTAAACGGGAAATTGGGGGATGTGATTATTTATCAAATAGGTAACAAGTCGTATGCAAGAAGAACGTTTCGAGCGAATAATCCGAAGACAATGAAACAACAGGAAGTGAGGGCGAGATTTTTAGTTGCAATCCGGTTTTACCAGAAGTTGAAAGAGACTTCGTTAAGGAGAATATTGAAGGTGTCTGCTCAAGGAAACAGTTTCAATGGTTATACGTTTTATCTTGAAAAAAATATGAAGGTGTTCTGTGCGGATGGGCGTATCGGAGATTTCTCTCAACTTCAGTTTTCCGCGGGAAAGAGGCAACGAGTGTTTCATTTAAGAGGAGGGATTGATCCGGAAGGTCGTGTTTTATTACAATGGGAAAAGGTGGGTGGACGAGGATTTGTGGAGGATGATGATCGTTTGATGGTGGTCGTGTTACATGAAGGGCGGGCGTTTTGTCCGAGGGTGTTGGAGAATATAGGGGGAGTGCGGAAAGATGGTGTGGCGAGTTTTACGATTGACGGGTGGAAGGGGGAAACGTTGCATTTGTATTGTCTCTTTATTTCGCCTGATGAGAAGCAGTTATCTATGAGTCAGTATGTACGTTTACAGGGAAGGAAATGA
- a CDS encoding 3TM-type holin: MKPIADVVNAISGVINGVTLPAREKKELQAEILRLVYEREREMIEARAGVIRAEATGNWLQRSWRPLVMLIFAVIVLIGTFTSLPMLADTSRFWDLLEIGLGGYVVGRSGEKMAGAIFKIKDKN; this comes from the coding sequence ATGAAACCGATAGCAGATGTTGTCAATGCTATTAGCGGGGTGATTAATGGCGTGACGCTCCCGGCACGGGAGAAGAAAGAGTTACAGGCGGAGATACTGAGATTGGTGTACGAGCGGGAACGTGAAATGATTGAAGCTCGGGCTGGCGTGATAAGAGCCGAGGCTACCGGAAATTGGCTACAGCGTTCGTGGCGGCCATTGGTGATGTTGATATTTGCTGTTATTGTGCTTATTGGCACTTTCACGAGTTTGCCCATGTTGGCGGATACTTCCCGGTTCTGGGATTTGCTGGAGATTGGGTTGGGCGGGTACGTGGTGGGGAGGAGCGGGGAAAAAATGGCGGGGGCCATTTTTAAGATAAAAGATAAAAACTAA
- a CDS encoding N-acetylmuramoyl-L-alanine amidase, with amino-acid sequence MDVFSSSNSSFSIVNHRLMGGGVIHLECPKNRRGLGEPDMIILHYTAGMDAMSSAKFLVRPDVKASAHVVIGRDGQVIQMVPFSIEAWHAGKSSYGGRNELNHYSIGIELDNLGQLRLEGGKFVAECGKEVPVGEVYTEDSGEEPTYWHDYTNVQMRVLNEVCGLLVDTYPIGDIVGHSDVTSRKVDPGPALRVADWIQYY; translated from the coding sequence ATGGATGTATTTTCAAGTTCTAATTCATCTTTTTCAATTGTCAATCACCGGTTAATGGGTGGTGGGGTGATTCATCTAGAATGCCCGAAGAATAGACGGGGACTAGGAGAGCCGGATATGATTATTTTACATTACACGGCAGGTATGGATGCCATGTCTTCAGCAAAATTCTTGGTGAGGCCGGACGTGAAGGCATCGGCTCACGTGGTGATCGGGCGGGACGGGCAGGTGATACAAATGGTGCCGTTTAGTATCGAGGCGTGGCATGCCGGGAAGAGTAGTTACGGGGGAAGGAACGAGCTGAATCATTACTCTATCGGGATCGAGCTGGATAACCTGGGGCAGTTGCGACTGGAAGGGGGGAAGTTCGTGGCGGAATGTGGAAAGGAGGTTCCCGTGGGGGAGGTGTACACGGAAGATTCAGGAGAGGAGCCGACGTACTGGCATGATTACACGAACGTGCAGATGCGGGTGTTGAACGAGGTGTGTGGCTTGCTGGTGGATACTTATCCCATCGGGGATATCGTGGGACATTCGGACGTGACGTCGAGGAAAGTTGATCCGGGACCGGCGTTGAGGGTGGCGGACTGGATTCAGTATTATTGA
- a CDS encoding V-type ATP synthase subunit E family protein has translation MENKLDILTQKLYNEGVDKARQEAENIINQAKQEAEKIIADAKAKVAQMNADAETEVSNLKKKAESEMTLSARQAITALKQAITNLVAGDVAGDVAKIGFEEKAFIQELLMTIVKKWDVAGGNLNMEILLSEDEKAKFESFVAAKYKDLLDKGLDVKVGNLEEGFVIRPKDGGFQIAFSEKLFEAFFNQYMKGFTKKLLFKD, from the coding sequence ATGGAGAATAAATTAGATATTTTGACCCAAAAGCTTTACAACGAGGGGGTAGATAAGGCTCGCCAGGAGGCGGAGAATATCATCAACCAGGCAAAGCAAGAGGCCGAAAAGATTATTGCCGATGCGAAAGCGAAAGTAGCACAGATGAATGCTGATGCGGAGACAGAGGTTTCTAACTTGAAAAAGAAGGCCGAGTCTGAAATGACGTTAAGTGCACGCCAAGCTATCACGGCTTTAAAACAGGCAATCACGAATCTTGTTGCCGGTGATGTTGCCGGTGATGTTGCCAAGATCGGGTTCGAGGAAAAAGCTTTTATTCAGGAGTTGCTTATGACGATCGTGAAGAAGTGGGATGTAGCCGGAGGAAACTTGAACATGGAAATTCTTCTTTCCGAGGATGAAAAGGCAAAGTTCGAATCATTTGTTGCGGCCAAGTACAAGGATCTGTTGGATAAAGGTCTTGATGTAAAGGTGGGTAATTTAGAAGAAGGGTTTGTGATCCGGCCTAAAGATGGTGGTTTCCAGATTGCTTTCTCCGAAAAACTATTTGAAGCTTTCTTTAATCAGTACATGAAGGGCTTCACGAAAAAACTGTTATTTAAGGATTGA
- a CDS encoding DUF2764 family protein: MNNMILKNNYYCFIAGLPEVFLDDRKLALSVNGFRELAREALKKEDVKLMELFFLPADNKQVLRLLNKMAPDTNLETVYPLQRLEDEITEPTNSLPTYLNRFIADFKGEHLKYDVSPENVLSWMYYDHLMKSGSKFVRNYAEFVMNVKNLETALTCRKYGKEVAPEIIGNNAFSKALRTSNSKDFGLGMEFPYVEKVISLMGNTNLVERERGLDLLLWDYIEEAVVYEYFSMEKVLSFMLELMIVERWSKMSSESGRKVFMEVVDKFRKSFEFAEEFKN, translated from the coding sequence ATGAATAATATGATATTAAAAAATAACTACTACTGTTTTATTGCAGGACTACCGGAGGTCTTTCTGGATGATCGGAAACTAGCGTTGTCCGTGAACGGGTTTCGGGAGTTGGCTCGGGAGGCTCTGAAGAAGGAGGATGTGAAGTTGATGGAGTTGTTTTTTCTGCCTGCCGATAATAAACAAGTTCTGCGGTTGCTAAATAAAATGGCTCCCGATACCAATCTTGAAACAGTATATCCATTACAACGTCTGGAAGACGAAATCACCGAACCGACGAATTCTTTACCTACTTACCTCAATCGATTTATCGCAGATTTTAAAGGGGAACATTTGAAATATGATGTTTCTCCGGAGAATGTGTTGAGTTGGATGTATTACGATCACTTGATGAAGAGTGGCAGTAAGTTTGTCCGGAATTACGCGGAATTCGTGATGAACGTGAAGAATCTGGAGACAGCCTTGACTTGTCGGAAGTACGGGAAAGAGGTTGCCCCGGAGATTATTGGTAATAACGCATTTTCTAAGGCGCTGAGAACTTCGAACTCAAAAGATTTCGGTTTGGGAATGGAATTCCCGTACGTGGAAAAAGTGATTTCTCTGATGGGAAATACAAACCTTGTCGAGCGGGAGAGAGGACTGGATTTACTTCTTTGGGATTATATCGAAGAGGCCGTGGTTTACGAGTATTTCTCCATGGAGAAAGTTTTGAGTTTCATGCTTGAGCTGATGATCGTCGAGCGATGGAGCAAGATGAGTTCCGAATCGGGACGAAAAGTCTTCATGGAAGTCGTGGATAAGTTCAGAAAGAGTTTCGAGTTTGCGGAAGAATTTAAAAATTAA
- a CDS encoding V-type ATP synthase subunit A produces the protein MNKTQGKVHSIISNLVLVRTEGPVSQNEICFIQLGNERLMAEVIKVVGDIAYVQVFESTRGLKPGSLVEFENHMLEVTLGPGLLSKNFDGLQNDLDKMTGVFLKRGEYTNPLEEDKKWSFTPLAKVGDKVTGADWLGNVKENWLDHKIMVPFKLKGEYTIASIAAAGEYTIKDTIAVLKDEAGKEIPVTMIQKWPVKVAIRNYMDKPRPSRQMETGVRVIDTMNPILEGGTGFIPGPFGTGKTVLQHALSRFADADIIIMAACGERANEVVEIFTEFPELEDPRSGRKLYERTTIIANTSNMPVAAREASVYTAMTIGEYYRSMGMKVLLLADSTSRWAQALREMSNRMEELPGQDAFPMDLSAIISNFYARAGMVYLNNGKTGSVTFIGTVSPAGGNLKEPVTESTKKVARCFYALSQARADAKRYPAIDTLESYSKYLEYPEFIEFAKKNISDTWIADVNEARNMLVRGRETAEQIDILGDDGVPLEYHVVYWKSELIDFVILQQDAFDNIDGSTAMERQKYMLNMVLGVVRSEFNFDTFEEINPYFKRIINGFKQMNYSEYQSEAFKKYEAEVNEIINERKKK, from the coding sequence ATGAATAAGACACAAGGAAAAGTTCATAGTATTATTTCCAACCTTGTACTTGTGCGTACCGAAGGACCGGTATCTCAGAATGAGATTTGCTTTATCCAACTTGGAAACGAGCGGTTGATGGCCGAGGTGATCAAGGTTGTCGGGGATATTGCTTATGTACAGGTTTTTGAAAGTACCCGGGGATTGAAACCCGGTTCCCTCGTGGAGTTCGAAAACCATATGTTGGAAGTTACGTTGGGTCCCGGTTTGCTGTCAAAGAATTTTGACGGTCTTCAAAATGACCTGGATAAGATGACGGGTGTATTCTTGAAACGAGGAGAGTACACGAACCCGTTGGAAGAAGATAAAAAATGGAGTTTTACCCCGTTGGCCAAGGTCGGTGATAAGGTGACCGGTGCCGATTGGTTGGGCAACGTGAAGGAAAACTGGCTGGATCATAAGATTATGGTACCTTTCAAGTTGAAAGGGGAATATACCATCGCATCAATTGCCGCTGCCGGGGAATACACGATAAAGGACACGATTGCCGTGCTGAAAGATGAGGCCGGAAAAGAAATTCCTGTTACGATGATCCAGAAATGGCCGGTGAAGGTGGCTATCCGTAATTACATGGATAAACCCCGTCCTTCCCGTCAGATGGAGACAGGTGTACGTGTTATCGACACGATGAATCCGATACTGGAAGGGGGGACCGGTTTTATCCCGGGGCCGTTCGGAACGGGAAAGACCGTGTTGCAACACGCTTTGTCCCGGTTTGCCGATGCTGATATTATTATCATGGCTGCCTGTGGTGAGCGTGCGAACGAGGTGGTGGAGATCTTTACCGAGTTCCCGGAATTGGAAGACCCTCGTTCCGGTCGTAAGTTGTACGAGAGAACCACGATTATTGCTAATACGTCCAATATGCCCGTGGCTGCCCGTGAGGCTTCCGTGTACACGGCTATGACGATCGGGGAGTACTATCGTTCCATGGGCATGAAAGTGTTGTTGCTGGCCGACTCGACTTCTCGTTGGGCGCAGGCTTTGCGTGAGATGTCCAACCGTATGGAGGAGTTACCGGGACAGGATGCGTTCCCGATGGACTTGTCGGCTATCATTTCAAATTTCTATGCTCGTGCGGGAATGGTGTATTTGAATAATGGTAAGACGGGATCCGTTACTTTTATCGGTACGGTATCTCCTGCCGGTGGTAACTTGAAAGAGCCGGTGACGGAGTCCACGAAGAAAGTGGCACGTTGTTTCTATGCCTTGTCTCAAGCTCGTGCGGATGCGAAACGTTACCCGGCAATTGATACGTTGGAATCTTACTCAAAATACTTGGAATATCCGGAATTTATCGAGTTCGCCAAGAAGAATATTTCCGATACGTGGATTGCTGATGTGAACGAGGCTCGTAATATGTTGGTTCGCGGTCGCGAGACGGCAGAACAGATCGACATTTTGGGGGATGACGGTGTGCCTTTGGAATATCACGTGGTATACTGGAAGTCCGAGTTGATCGACTTCGTGATTCTGCAACAGGATGCTTTTGACAACATTGACGGTTCTACCGCAATGGAGCGTCAGAAGTATATGCTGAACATGGTACTGGGTGTGGTTCGTTCCGAATTTAATTTTGACACGTTCGAAGAGATTAACCCCTATTTCAAACGTATCATTAATGGTTTCAAACAGATGAACTATTCCGAATATCAATCGGAAGCGTTTAAAAAGTATGAGGCAGAAGTGAACGAGATCATTAACGAAAGAAAAAAGAAATAA
- a CDS encoding V-type ATP synthase subunit B: MTTAFQKVYTKITQITKATCTLNAQGVGNDELAIVDGRLAQVVKIWGNDITLQVFSGTEGIPTNAEVTFLGKAPTLRVGDDLCGRFFNAFGDPIDGGPAVDGEEREIGGPSVNPVRRKQPSELIATGIAGIDLNNTLVSGQKIPFFADPDQPYNQVMANVALRAQTDRIILGGMGLTNDDYLYFKNLFDNAGVLDRIVSFVNTTEAPPVERLLVPDMALTAAEYFAVDKNEKVLVLLTDMTLYADALSIVSNRMDQIPSKDSMPGSLYSDLAKIYEKAVQFPAGGSITIIAVTTLSGGDITHAIPDNTGYITEGQLFLRKDTEIGKVIVDPFRSLSRLKQLVIGKKTRKDHPQVMNAAIRLYADAANARTKMENGFDLTDYDRRTLDFAKDYSNSLLAIDVNISTDQMLDTAWDLFRKYFNKAELGIKQEIVEEFGGFSD, from the coding sequence ATGACGACTGCTTTTCAAAAAGTTTATACAAAGATCACCCAGATCACGAAAGCAACGTGTACGTTGAATGCCCAGGGCGTCGGGAATGACGAGCTGGCTATTGTAGACGGACGGTTGGCGCAGGTCGTGAAGATTTGGGGAAATGATATAACCCTTCAGGTGTTCTCCGGGACAGAAGGGATTCCGACGAATGCAGAAGTGACATTCTTGGGAAAAGCGCCTACTCTGAGAGTGGGAGACGATTTATGCGGGCGTTTTTTCAATGCCTTTGGCGACCCGATTGACGGGGGGCCTGCAGTTGACGGGGAAGAAAGAGAGATCGGGGGACCTTCGGTGAACCCGGTGCGTCGTAAACAACCGTCGGAATTGATTGCAACCGGTATCGCGGGAATCGACTTGAACAACACGTTGGTGTCCGGTCAGAAGATTCCGTTCTTTGCCGACCCGGATCAGCCTTACAACCAAGTGATGGCGAACGTGGCACTGAGAGCGCAGACAGACCGTATCATCTTGGGTGGTATGGGGTTGACGAACGATGACTACCTGTATTTCAAAAATTTGTTTGACAATGCCGGGGTGTTGGATCGTATCGTTAGTTTCGTGAATACCACGGAGGCACCGCCTGTTGAGCGTTTGTTGGTACCGGATATGGCATTGACGGCTGCCGAGTATTTTGCGGTGGACAAGAACGAGAAAGTATTGGTGTTGTTGACGGACATGACGTTGTATGCCGATGCTCTGAGTATCGTGTCCAACCGTATGGATCAGATCCCGTCGAAGGACTCCATGCCGGGTTCATTGTATTCCGATTTGGCGAAGATTTACGAGAAGGCCGTGCAGTTCCCTGCCGGAGGTTCTATCACGATCATAGCCGTGACCACGTTGTCTGGCGGTGACATTACCCATGCTATCCCGGATAACACCGGGTACATCACGGAGGGACAGTTGTTCCTGCGTAAAGACACGGAGATTGGTAAGGTTATTGTTGACCCGTTCCGAAGTTTGTCTCGTTTGAAACAGCTCGTGATCGGTAAGAAAACCCGTAAGGATCACCCGCAAGTGATGAATGCCGCCATCCGTCTATATGCCGATGCCGCTAACGCCCGGACCAAGATGGAGAACGGTTTCGACCTGACGGACTACGACCGCCGTACCCTAGATTTCGCCAAAGACTATTCCAACAGCTTGCTTGCTATCGATGTAAACATCAGTACCGATCAGATGTTGGATACCGCTTGGGATCTTTTCCGCAAATACTTTAACAAGGCGGAATTGGGAATTAAGCAGGAAATCGTGGAAGAGTTTGGAGGATTTAGTGATTAG
- a CDS encoding four helix bundle protein produces MNQIEFKRRTKQLGLAVIRMTEKFPETRLAWVVKDQILRSALSVGANYRAVCRAKSDKDFINKMRIVEEEADETAYWLEIIEESDLLKSDDLRELKREVNELVAMVVASIRTKSIGLNKEQQSQNH; encoded by the coding sequence ATGAATCAGATAGAGTTTAAACGTAGAACAAAACAGTTGGGGTTAGCCGTGATCAGGATGACAGAAAAGTTTCCGGAGACACGGTTAGCTTGGGTCGTGAAAGATCAGATTTTACGTTCGGCTTTATCGGTTGGTGCTAACTATCGGGCTGTGTGTCGAGCAAAATCGGATAAGGATTTCATCAATAAAATGAGGATCGTTGAAGAGGAAGCGGATGAAACAGCTTATTGGCTTGAAATTATTGAAGAGTCTGATTTACTAAAATCAGATGATTTGAGAGAACTCAAGAGAGAAGTAAATGAATTAGTGGCTATGGTTGTGGCTTCTATCCGGACTAAAAGTATCGGGCTTAACAAAGAGCAGCAATCACAGAATCATTAA